One window of the Fusobacterium russii ATCC 25533 genome contains the following:
- a CDS encoding rhodanese-like domain-containing protein has protein sequence MINIDKNLTSYFDEDFINIVYKDLKLNNALPEENFFTAHIRENVDTEIHIFDLHNYKLGSIGYTTRELKNLGKNFLTTKYLSNDYNGPHPSYQIALVKLIFDTDNGKILGFQIANEKNIERRLDCVKNLMDNNMGIKDLAETKIYGDREINPDILNIAALMAINQKNNLTDIKEIEIEEIESLVKNDSFLLDVRENYEFEAGHIKGAINIPLRNLIAQLNLIPKDKNVYVYCRSGHRSLDAVGFLNDLGIKNAYNIKGGFIELSFNEFRKDKADLSKSILTNYNFE, from the coding sequence ATGATTAATATAGATAAAAATCTTACATCTTACTTTGATGAAGATTTTATAAATATTGTTTATAAGGATTTAAAACTTAACAATGCTCTTCCGGAAGAAAATTTTTTTACAGCTCATATAAGAGAAAATGTTGATACTGAAATTCATATTTTTGATTTACATAATTATAAATTAGGAAGCATTGGTTATACTACAAGAGAGCTTAAAAATTTAGGTAAGAATTTTTTAACCACAAAATATCTTTCAAACGACTACAACGGTCCTCATCCATCATATCAAATAGCTCTTGTTAAATTAATTTTTGATACTGATAATGGCAAAATTTTAGGCTTTCAAATTGCCAATGAAAAGAATATTGAAAGAAGACTGGACTGTGTAAAAAATTTAATGGATAATAATATGGGAATTAAAGATTTAGCAGAAACTAAAATTTATGGAGATAGGGAAATAAATCCTGATATCTTAAATATCGCTGCACTTATGGCAATAAATCAAAAAAATAATCTTACAGATATTAAAGAGATTGAAATTGAAGAAATTGAAAGTCTTGTAAAAAATGATAGTTTCTTGTTGGATGTAAGAGAAAATTATGAGTTTGAAGCAGGTCATATAAAGGGTGCTATAAATATTCCTTTAAGAAATCTTATAGCTCAGTTAAACTTAATTCCTAAGGATAAAAATGTCTATGTCTATTGTAGAAGTGGGCATAGAAGTTTAGACGCTGTTGGGTTTTTGAATGATTTAGGAATAAAAAATGCTTATAATATAAAAGGTGGCTTTATAGAACTTTCTTTTAATGAATTTAGAAAAGATAAGGCAGATTTAAGCAAAAGCATTTTAACAAATTATAACTTTGAATAG
- the aroB gene encoding 3-dehydroquinate synthase yields MKKISNDIYIGSEILNFLNEFTINFDKILIFSNETIADLYFDKIKKTLVEKDKIFYFTVKDGEKYKNIETILPVYDFMLEHNFSRKSLIISLGGGVVCDMGGYIAASYMRGIEFIQVPTSLLAQVDASVGGKVAINHPRCKNMIGAFKQAYKVIIDVEFLKTLPLKEFKSGMGEVLKHLFLIKDKSYTDFIIKNVEKIKNYESEALLNMVEQSVLIKKGYVDIDPLEKAERAFLNLGHTYAHALESFYNYEGISHGEAVSKGLIFDLEISYIRGNIDIVFLEKAKNLFKIFNIDAEPIYIPENKIIKLMNKDKKNSFNKIITIGISQDKSLSKIELTRDEILKVMDKYKNNYLKASIDIGTNSCRLLVAEIKKDNERIILKRIVHRDLEIVKLGEDVNKNKYLKDSAIERTLKALKKFKETLDEFSISNKDTVCFATSATRDSSNRNYFIEKVFKETALEINCITGKQEAYINFKGVSSAFESNRNILVFDIGGGSTEFTLGNKQGIEKSISLDIGSVRISEKFFSKNGYNDYSIENIARANEWLSLELKKLSTFLDYDFDLIGVAGTVSTQVSVKKEMEEYDSDKIHLSYLTKSDIEQNIKLFLKNIPLNLDIKGLDSKRRDVIIGGSIILKTILEYFNKDKFQVSELDNLVGAILGGFND; encoded by the coding sequence ATTAAAAAAATTTCAAATGATATTTATATCGGTTCAGAAATTTTAAATTTTTTAAATGAATTTACAATAAATTTTGATAAAATTTTAATTTTTTCAAATGAAACAATAGCCGATTTATATTTTGATAAAATTAAAAAAACTTTAGTAGAAAAAGATAAAATTTTCTATTTCACTGTAAAAGATGGCGAAAAATATAAAAATATTGAAACTATTCTTCCTGTCTATGATTTTATGCTTGAGCATAATTTCTCAAGAAAATCACTTATAATTTCTTTAGGAGGAGGAGTTGTTTGTGATATGGGAGGTTATATCGCTGCCAGCTATATGAGAGGAATTGAATTTATTCAAGTTCCAACTTCTCTACTTGCACAGGTTGACGCAAGTGTTGGAGGAAAAGTTGCTATAAATCATCCTAGATGTAAAAATATGATAGGTGCTTTCAAGCAAGCCTACAAGGTCATAATTGATGTAGAATTTTTGAAAACTCTACCTTTAAAAGAATTTAAATCCGGTATGGGAGAAGTTTTAAAACACTTATTTTTGATAAAAGATAAAAGCTATACTGATTTTATTATTAAAAATGTTGAAAAAATTAAAAATTATGAAAGTGAAGCTCTTTTAAATATGGTTGAGCAGTCCGTTTTAATAAAAAAGGGCTATGTAGATATTGATCCCCTTGAAAAAGCTGAAAGAGCATTTTTAAATTTAGGGCATACCTATGCCCATGCCCTTGAAAGTTTTTATAATTATGAAGGAATTTCTCATGGTGAAGCTGTTTCTAAAGGACTTATTTTTGACTTGGAAATTTCTTATATAAGAGGAAATATAGATATAGTATTTTTAGAAAAGGCAAAGAACTTATTTAAAATTTTTAATATTGATGCAGAGCCTATTTATATACCAGAAAATAAAATTATTAAACTTATGAATAAGGATAAAAAGAACTCTTTTAATAAAATTATAACTATAGGTATTTCCCAAGATAAGTCCTTATCAAAAATCGAGCTTACAAGAGATGAAATTCTTAAAGTGATGGATAAATATAAAAATAATTATTTAAAAGCTAGTATAGATATAGGTACAAATTCTTGTCGTCTACTTGTAGCCGAAATAAAAAAAGATAATGAGAGAATTATTTTAAAAAGAATTGTTCACAGAGATTTAGAGATAGTTAAACTGGGTGAAGATGTCAATAAGAATAAGTATTTAAAGGACTCAGCAATAGAACGAACACTCAAAGCTTTAAAAAAATTTAAAGAAACTTTAGATGAATTTTCAATTTCTAATAAAGACACCGTCTGTTTTGCAACTTCTGCAACAAGAGATTCTTCTAATAGAAATTACTTTATAGAAAAAGTTTTTAAAGAAACAGCTCTTGAAATTAACTGTATCACAGGCAAGCAGGAAGCCTATATAAATTTTAAAGGTGTATCTTCTGCATTTGAAAGTAATAGAAATATTTTAGTATTTGATATAGGTGGAGGTTCTACCGAATTTACACTGGGAAACAAACAAGGAATAGAAAAAAGTATAAGCCTTGACATAGGCTCTGTCAGAATAAGTGAAAAATTTTTTTCAAAAAACGGATATAACGATTATTCTATAGAAAATATAGCCAGAGCAAATGAATGGCTATCTTTAGAACTTAAAAAATTAAGCACTTTTTTAGACTATGATTTCGATCTAATAGGAGTTGCAGGTACTGTAAGCACTCAAGTCAGTGTAAAAAAAGAAATGGAAGAATATGACAGTGATAAAATTCACTTATCTTATTTGACTAAAAGCGATATAGAACAAAATATTAAATTATTTCTAAAAAATATCCCCCTTAATCTTGATATAAAAGGTTTGGATTCTAAAAGAAGAGATGTTATAATTGGGGGAAGTATTATTTTAAAGACCATACTTGAATATTTTAATAAAGATAAATTTCAAGTATCTGAGTTAGACAACTTAGTCGGTGCAATTTTAGGAGGATTTAATGATTAA
- a CDS encoding alpha/beta hydrolase, with protein sequence MEAEIKNFEIFSEKNILKGRKYLADTKAKKNKTILMCHGFAGIQDLFFPKYAEIFSKEGFDVVTFDYNGFGESQGDTEIVPSNQINDILNIILYVKKDEDLKNNKLLLWGTSLGGLYVLKLAALKKEIDGVYAQITFANGLRNNTLNLDSEGIEKYINQIENIKYKEISENKKLLLPLKKLLSDEQSKDFLERYKDLFPILMNTKLSLSTIKHINELSVDNDLSSIKIPVLLGKAKNDVVNSPEEMNYIFEKLNSNKKLIEFDCGHYQIYEGDIFDKAIKEQIEWFSKI encoded by the coding sequence ATGGAAGCAGAAATCAAAAATTTTGAAATTTTTTCAGAAAAAAATATTTTAAAGGGAAGGAAATATTTAGCCGATACTAAAGCTAAAAAAAATAAAACTATTCTTATGTGTCATGGTTTTGCAGGAATACAAGATTTATTCTTTCCTAAGTATGCTGAAATTTTTTCAAAAGAAGGTTTTGATGTAGTTACCTTTGACTACAACGGTTTTGGTGAAAGTCAAGGAGATACAGAAATTGTGCCTTCAAACCAAATTAATGATATTTTAAATATCATTCTCTATGTAAAAAAAGATGAAGACTTAAAAAACAATAAATTACTTCTATGGGGTACATCGCTTGGCGGTTTATATGTATTAAAACTGGCTGCATTAAAAAAAGAAATAGACGGAGTTTATGCTCAAATAACTTTTGCCAATGGCTTGAGAAACAATACATTAAATCTTGATAGCGAAGGAATAGAGAAATATATTAATCAAATTGAAAATATAAAATATAAGGAAATAAGTGAAAATAAAAAATTATTATTACCACTTAAAAAACTCTTATCTGATGAGCAGAGTAAAGATTTCTTAGAAAGATACAAGGATTTATTCCCAATTTTAATGAATACAAAATTATCTCTATCTACTATAAAACACATAAATGAACTGTCTGTAGATAATGATTTGTCAAGCATAAAAATCCCTGTTCTTCTGGGAAAAGCCAAAAATGATGTTGTAAATTCACCTGAGGAAATGAACTACATATTTGAAAAATTAAATTCAAATAAAAAACTTATAGAATTTGACTGTGGGCATTATCAAATATATGAAGGTGATATATTTGATAAAGCTATAAAAGAACAGATAGAATGGTTCAGTAAAATATAA